The Bacillus vallismortis genome window below encodes:
- a CDS encoding GNAT family N-acetyltransferase, with protein MNMEAVFGHFPVLESENLVLSKIEEVHVQDVFSIYDNVRVFEYCGIIPKHNIKTVHKMIGHFDRDYNKKSRIKWGIFPQNQENTLVGIIEAMDFNQKVNMVTIGYYLGEEYWGKGFATESVRMLAAFLFKNVNVNRIQAEVMPENEASKNVLLKNNFIKEGLLRQESYWSGKGVVDVEIYGLLKNEYI; from the coding sequence ATGAATATGGAAGCGGTTTTTGGACATTTCCCAGTATTGGAATCTGAGAATCTAGTTTTAAGTAAAATTGAAGAGGTGCACGTACAGGACGTATTTTCGATTTATGATAATGTCAGAGTATTTGAATACTGCGGCATCATCCCGAAACATAACATAAAAACAGTACATAAAATGATCGGCCATTTTGATAGGGACTACAACAAAAAAAGCAGAATTAAGTGGGGGATTTTTCCGCAGAATCAAGAGAATACACTGGTTGGGATTATTGAAGCGATGGATTTTAATCAAAAAGTAAACATGGTGACAATTGGATACTACTTAGGTGAAGAATACTGGGGGAAAGGGTTTGCTACAGAATCCGTCCGCATGCTTGCAGCATTTTTATTTAAAAACGTCAATGTAAACAGGATTCAAGCTGAAGTCATGCCTGAAAATGAAGCTTCAAAAAACGTCCTCTTAAAAAACAATTTTATAAAAGAAGGATTGCTCAGGCAGGAGTCCTATTGGTCAGGTAAAGGAGTTGTTGATGTAGAGATATACGGCCTTCTTAAAAACGAATACATATAA
- a CDS encoding AMP-binding protein — MAELIHSTIGRLLEQTAETYPDQEAVVYPDRHIRYTYAQFDSLCRQTAKALMRMGIGKGDHVAIWASNIPEWLAVQFATAKIGAVLVTVNTNYQAHELDYLLKQSDAVALIVMDSYRGTSYTDILNSLIPELQTAEPGQLTSARYPFLKMLIYIGDKPLPGMYHWGDTERFAKTVTDAELEARMNSLEKDDVINMQYTSGTTGFPKGVMLTHFNVINNAANIAECMALTSQDRMCIPVPFFHCFGCVLGVLACVSVGAAMIPVQEFDPVSVLKTVEKEKCTALHGVPTMFIAELHHPDFEAYDLSTLRTGIMAGSPCPSEVMKAVIEKMGMKDITIAYGQTEASPVITQTRANDSFIRRVDTTGRALPHAEVKIVEPGTCQEVQRGVQGELCTRGYHVMKGYYKDEEATRKAINYDGWLFTGDLAVMDEDGYCRITGRLKDMLIRGGENIYPREIEEFLYRHPAIIDVQVVGVPDAKFGEEAAAWMKLKDGKSVSSEELKSYCKGKIARHKIPRYVIFTDEYPMTASGKIQKYKLREKTIELFNLSCQ; from the coding sequence ATGGCTGAACTCATCCATTCCACAATCGGCAGACTGCTGGAACAAACCGCTGAAACCTATCCCGACCAAGAAGCGGTTGTTTATCCAGACAGACATATCCGCTATACGTACGCCCAATTTGACAGCCTGTGCCGTCAAACCGCTAAAGCACTCATGCGGATGGGGATTGGGAAAGGAGACCACGTAGCCATATGGGCTTCAAATATCCCCGAATGGCTGGCCGTTCAGTTCGCCACCGCAAAAATCGGAGCCGTGCTCGTGACCGTCAATACCAATTACCAAGCACACGAGCTCGATTACTTGTTAAAGCAATCGGATGCCGTGGCGCTTATTGTCATGGATTCATACCGGGGCACTTCTTACACAGACATCCTGAACAGCCTCATTCCAGAGCTGCAAACCGCCGAGCCCGGGCAGCTGACATCAGCACGCTATCCCTTTTTAAAAATGCTGATCTATATTGGCGATAAACCTTTGCCGGGCATGTATCATTGGGGGGATACAGAGAGATTTGCAAAAACAGTGACAGATGCTGAGCTGGAAGCAAGAATGAACAGCCTTGAAAAAGACGATGTGATCAACATGCAATACACATCAGGAACGACAGGGTTTCCTAAAGGTGTGATGCTGACCCATTTTAATGTCATCAATAACGCTGCCAATATCGCTGAATGTATGGCATTAACCTCTCAAGACCGCATGTGCATCCCTGTCCCGTTTTTTCACTGTTTCGGATGCGTGCTCGGGGTTTTGGCGTGTGTGTCCGTCGGGGCAGCCATGATACCTGTACAGGAATTTGATCCCGTTTCCGTTCTTAAAACGGTCGAAAAAGAGAAATGCACAGCGCTCCACGGCGTGCCGACCATGTTTATCGCCGAGCTGCATCATCCGGATTTTGAAGCATATGATTTATCGACGCTCCGAACAGGCATCATGGCCGGCTCTCCCTGTCCAAGTGAAGTGATGAAAGCTGTCATTGAAAAGATGGGCATGAAAGATATTACGATCGCCTATGGACAAACCGAAGCCTCACCGGTCATTACGCAAACGAGAGCCAATGATTCCTTCATAAGGAGAGTCGATACAACAGGCCGCGCCCTGCCTCATGCAGAAGTGAAAATTGTAGAGCCCGGAACATGTCAAGAAGTTCAAAGAGGCGTGCAGGGAGAGCTATGCACCCGCGGCTACCATGTCATGAAAGGCTATTATAAAGACGAAGAAGCGACTAGAAAAGCAATCAATTACGACGGATGGCTGTTTACCGGAGATCTTGCTGTCATGGATGAAGACGGGTACTGCCGCATCACAGGAAGATTAAAAGATATGCTCATCAGAGGCGGTGAGAACATTTACCCTCGGGAAATCGAAGAATTTTTATACCGGCATCCCGCTATTATAGATGTACAGGTCGTTGGTGTGCCTGATGCCAAATTCGGGGAAGAGGCCGCAGCGTGGATGAAACTAAAAGACGGAAAAAGCGTTTCATCTGAAGAGCTTAAATCCTATTGCAAAGGGAAAATCGCCCGCCACAAAATTCCGCGTTATGTGATTTTTACAGACGAGTACCCGATGACGGCTTCAGGTAAAATTCAAAAATATAAACTGCGTGAAAAAACGATTGAACTGTTCAACTTATCATGTCAATGA
- a CDS encoding acyl-CoA dehydrogenase family protein has translation MNFELTKEQQMVREMVKDFAKKEIAPHAEHVDQTGEFPIQTFKKMGEIGLMGIPFPEEYGGSGGDTISYALAVEEIGKACGSTGLSYAAAVSLGASPLYYFGTEEQKQAHLTPLASGKALGSFGLTEPNAGSDAGGTQTKAVTNGDEYVINGEKCWITNASYARTVIVTAVTGKNKDGKNIISALIVPTDTPGLTITSPYDKMGVRGSNTAEILLEDVRVPAGNLLGDPTKGFKQFLYTLDGGRISIAALAVGIAQAALEASLAYAKERKQFGQPISSFQAIQFKLADMAMEIDLARQMVLKAAWLKDHKRPFTKEAAYAKLFASEMATRACNQAIQIHGGSGYMREYGVERMLRDAKLMEIGEGTSEIQRIVIARQLLT, from the coding sequence GTGAATTTTGAGCTGACAAAAGAACAGCAAATGGTGCGTGAAATGGTAAAGGATTTTGCGAAAAAAGAAATTGCTCCTCACGCTGAACATGTAGATCAAACAGGCGAGTTCCCGATTCAAACATTTAAAAAAATGGGTGAAATCGGGCTGATGGGCATTCCATTTCCAGAAGAATACGGCGGATCGGGAGGAGATACGATTTCATATGCCTTAGCGGTTGAAGAAATCGGCAAAGCCTGCGGCAGTACTGGATTAAGCTATGCAGCGGCGGTCTCGCTCGGCGCAAGCCCGCTTTATTACTTCGGAACAGAAGAACAAAAACAGGCGCATTTGACTCCGCTGGCGTCGGGCAAAGCACTCGGATCATTCGGCCTAACGGAACCAAATGCCGGATCAGATGCAGGAGGCACTCAAACGAAAGCGGTAACAAACGGTGACGAGTACGTGATTAACGGCGAAAAATGCTGGATCACAAATGCAAGCTACGCACGCACGGTGATTGTGACCGCAGTAACAGGCAAAAACAAAGACGGAAAAAACATCATTTCCGCATTGATTGTGCCAACCGACACACCCGGACTTACGATTACGAGCCCGTACGATAAAATGGGCGTCCGAGGTTCAAACACAGCGGAAATTTTGCTTGAAGATGTCAGAGTGCCTGCGGGCAACTTACTCGGTGATCCAACAAAAGGGTTTAAGCAGTTTCTATACACGCTGGACGGCGGACGAATCTCTATCGCCGCTCTTGCAGTCGGCATTGCCCAAGCCGCACTTGAAGCATCATTGGCATATGCGAAAGAACGGAAGCAGTTCGGACAGCCGATTTCTTCCTTTCAGGCGATACAATTTAAGCTTGCCGACATGGCGATGGAAATTGATCTGGCGCGGCAAATGGTGTTAAAAGCCGCATGGCTGAAAGACCATAAACGACCGTTCACAAAAGAAGCGGCGTATGCCAAGCTCTTTGCATCTGAAATGGCGACAAGAGCTTGCAATCAAGCTATTCAAATCCATGGAGGTTCAGGCTATATGAGGGAATATGGGGTAGAGCGGATGCTGCGGGACGCAAAATTAATGGAAATCGGTGAAGGCACATCTGAAATTCAGCGTATCGTGATCGCCAGACAGCTTTTAACGTAA
- a CDS encoding glycoside hydrolase family 10 protein, giving the protein MKVRQKPIVRFLVSLIIGTFVISVPFMANAHPDRELRAVWIASVLNLDWPSKKGLTTEEQKQEYIKLLDDVQTMGMNAVIVQIKPTADAFYPSAYGPWSEYLTGVQGKDPGYDPLAFLIEETHKRNLEFHAWFNPYRITMNHTDLDKLSEDHPARKHPEWVAAYGNQLYYHPGIPEARDFIVKSIEEVVKHYDIDAVHMDDYFYPYKIAGQEFPDQRQYEQYGKGTFSNIDDWRRDNVNQLVKQINQTIKAAKPYVKFGISPFGVWRNAADDPTGSNTKAGVRNYDDLYADTRHWIQEGDIDYIAPQIYWSIGFNAAAYDVLADWWSNEVNNRPVHLYIGQAAYKINNNFDPPWSDPEEYVRQITLNRQLELVKGSMHFSLKDLNKNPLGIKDRLITELYSKPALVPQMPWLDSAAPKKPKLTKVTKDKNGNLLLIQDHPSNQKMKETTYYAIYRAEGESTKTLLGTVRKTNGQQTFLDETADPNKKYTYYVTSADRLHNESKASKRKTK; this is encoded by the coding sequence ATGAAGGTTCGCCAAAAGCCGATTGTCCGTTTCCTTGTCAGCTTGATCATCGGAACGTTTGTCATCTCCGTTCCGTTTATGGCCAATGCGCATCCTGACAGGGAACTTAGAGCCGTATGGATTGCTTCCGTTTTAAACCTTGATTGGCCGTCAAAGAAAGGTTTAACAACGGAAGAACAAAAACAAGAGTATATCAAACTGCTTGACGATGTACAGACAATGGGAATGAATGCCGTTATTGTTCAGATTAAACCGACGGCAGATGCCTTTTATCCGTCCGCTTACGGACCTTGGTCTGAGTACTTAACCGGTGTCCAAGGCAAAGACCCGGGCTATGATCCGCTAGCATTTTTGATTGAAGAAACCCATAAACGAAATTTGGAATTTCACGCATGGTTTAATCCTTACCGTATTACGATGAATCATACGGATCTCGATAAATTGTCTGAGGATCATCCGGCACGAAAGCATCCAGAATGGGTTGCCGCTTATGGAAACCAGCTTTATTACCATCCGGGCATTCCTGAAGCGAGAGATTTTATCGTGAAAAGCATTGAGGAAGTCGTAAAACATTATGATATCGATGCTGTTCATATGGATGATTATTTTTACCCCTATAAAATAGCGGGACAGGAATTTCCTGATCAAAGACAATATGAACAATATGGAAAAGGCACGTTTTCCAATATTGATGACTGGCGGCGTGATAATGTGAACCAGCTAGTCAAACAAATCAACCAAACGATCAAGGCCGCGAAACCCTATGTCAAATTCGGCATCAGTCCATTTGGTGTATGGAGAAACGCGGCAGATGACCCGACCGGCTCAAATACCAAAGCAGGCGTCAGGAATTATGACGACCTATACGCCGACACAAGACATTGGATTCAAGAAGGAGACATCGATTATATTGCGCCGCAAATCTATTGGAGTATCGGCTTTAACGCAGCGGCTTACGACGTGCTGGCTGATTGGTGGAGCAATGAAGTCAACAATAGGCCTGTTCATTTATATATTGGGCAGGCAGCTTATAAAATCAACAACAACTTTGATCCGCCATGGTCCGACCCTGAGGAGTATGTAAGACAAATCACCTTAAACCGTCAGCTTGAGCTTGTAAAAGGAAGCATGCACTTCAGTCTCAAAGACCTCAACAAAAATCCGCTTGGCATTAAAGACAGGCTCATCACCGAGCTTTACAGCAAACCGGCATTGGTTCCGCAAATGCCTTGGCTTGACAGTGCCGCACCAAAAAAACCAAAGCTTACGAAGGTCACCAAAGACAAAAACGGAAACCTGCTGCTCATTCAAGACCACCCGTCAAATCAAAAAATGAAAGAAACTACCTATTATGCGATATACAGAGCCGAAGGGGAATCGACCAAAACATTGCTGGGAACCGTGAGAAAAACAAATGGGCAGCAAACCTTCTTAGATGAAACAGCAGACCCAAACAAGAAGTATACGTATTATGTCACTTCAGCAGACCGGCTCCATAACGAAAGCAAGGCTTCCAAACGAAAGACAAAATAA
- a CDS encoding DUF1360 domain-containing protein, translated as MDDLSWLTFIMLILASYRLTHLIVFDKITEFIRKPFMKKKRIIDQNGHVDVKNVPASNFGYMLNCYWCAGVWCAILIGLGYLFLPRIAVPVIFILAIAGAQAILETAVGVGVKLVDVLKSLQTMLNDKKS; from the coding sequence ATGGATGATCTTTCTTGGCTTACTTTTATCATGCTGATTCTTGCCAGCTACAGGCTGACACATTTGATTGTATTCGACAAAATCACAGAATTTATCCGAAAACCTTTTATGAAAAAGAAAAGGATCATTGATCAAAACGGGCATGTAGATGTAAAAAACGTTCCGGCTTCTAACTTTGGGTATATGCTCAATTGCTACTGGTGTGCCGGCGTTTGGTGTGCGATCTTGATCGGATTGGGCTATCTCTTTTTGCCTCGTATTGCAGTTCCAGTCATCTTTATTTTAGCCATCGCAGGAGCACAAGCGATTCTTGAAACAGCTGTCGGTGTCGGCGTAAAACTCGTTGATGTGTTAAAGAGCCTGCAAACCATGCTAAATGATAAAAAGTCCTAA